The following are encoded together in the Micromonospora lupini genome:
- a CDS encoding RNA polymerase sigma factor encodes MGDEQVHRTVEAVWRIEAGRVIAALAAVVRDVGWAEELAQDALVAALEQWPRDGVPANPGAWLTTVGKRRAIDALRRRTLLERRVADLWRDLGDDQFFPDFDAAFEERIDDDLLRLVFTACHPVLSPQARAALTLRMLGGLKTDEIARAFLVPETTVAQRITRAKKTLADAKVPFEVPGIEERGERLASVLEVIYLIFNEGYSATAGDDWMRPALCAEALRLARVLQGLMPAEPEVHGLAALLEIQASRTAARVDPAGEPILLLEQDRGRWDHLLIRRGLAALDQARAAGIPAGPYTLQAEIAACHARARTPQETDWTRIAAGYAELARVVPSPVVELNRAVAVSFADGPAAGLDLARALADEPALAGYHLLSSVLGDLLAKLGRYDEARVEFDRAAHLTGNERERALLFARAADCARGVAPTR; translated from the coding sequence CTGGCCGCCGTGGTGCGTGACGTGGGCTGGGCCGAGGAGTTGGCCCAGGACGCATTGGTCGCCGCACTGGAACAGTGGCCGCGCGACGGGGTACCGGCCAACCCGGGTGCCTGGCTCACCACTGTCGGCAAACGACGGGCGATCGACGCGCTGCGCCGCCGGACCCTGCTGGAACGACGGGTCGCCGACCTCTGGCGAGATCTCGGCGACGACCAGTTCTTCCCCGACTTCGACGCCGCCTTCGAGGAACGGATCGACGACGACCTCCTGCGGCTGGTCTTCACGGCCTGCCATCCGGTGCTGTCGCCGCAGGCGCGGGCGGCACTGACCCTGCGGATGCTCGGCGGGCTGAAGACCGACGAGATCGCCCGCGCGTTCCTGGTGCCGGAGACCACTGTCGCGCAGCGGATCACCCGCGCCAAGAAGACCCTCGCCGATGCGAAGGTGCCGTTCGAGGTGCCAGGCATCGAGGAGCGCGGCGAACGGCTCGCCTCCGTGCTGGAGGTGATCTACCTGATCTTCAACGAGGGTTACTCGGCGACCGCCGGCGACGACTGGATGCGCCCGGCCCTCTGCGCGGAGGCGCTGCGCCTGGCCCGCGTCCTCCAGGGGCTGATGCCCGCGGAACCGGAGGTGCACGGGCTCGCCGCGCTGCTGGAAATCCAGGCGTCCCGCACCGCGGCGAGGGTCGACCCGGCGGGAGAGCCGATCCTGCTCCTGGAACAGGACCGCGGACGGTGGGACCACCTGCTGATCCGCCGGGGCCTGGCAGCCCTCGACCAGGCCCGAGCAGCCGGCATCCCCGCCGGTCCGTACACCCTCCAGGCGGAGATCGCCGCCTGCCACGCGCGGGCGCGTACCCCGCAGGAGACGGACTGGACGCGGATCGCGGCCGGCTACGCGGAGCTGGCCCGGGTCGTACCGTCGCCGGTCGTGGAGCTGAACCGGGCCGTCGCGGTCTCCTTCGCCGACGGCCCTGCCGCCGGCCTGGACCTGGCGCGGGCGCTCGCCGACGAGCCGGCGCTGGCCGGCTACCACCTGCTGTCAAGCGTGCTCGGGGACCTGCTGGCGAAGCTGGGCCGCTACGACGAGGCGCGCGTCGAGTTCGACCGGGCAGCCCACCTCACCGGCAACGAACGTGAGCGGGCGCTGCTGTTCGCCCGTGCCGCCGACTGTGCCCGCGGCGTCGCGCCGACCCGCTGA